One Pseudomonas sp. HOU2 genomic window carries:
- the acnA gene encoding aconitate hydratase AcnA: MPSLDSLKTLKTLLIDDKTYHYFSLPDAAKSLGNIDQLPMSLKVLLENLLRWEDEKTVTGADLKAIAAWLKERRSDREIQYRPARVLMQDFTGVPAVVDLAAMRAAMAKAGGDPQRINPLSPVDLVIDHSVMVDKFATPSAFEQNVDIEMQRNGERYAFLRWGQSAFDNFSVVPPGTGICHQVNLEYLGRTVWTKDEDGRTYAFPDTLVGTDSHTTMINGLGVLGWGVGGIEAEAAMLGQPVSMLIPEVIGFKLTGKLKEGITATDLVLTVTQMLRKKGVVGKFVEFYGDGLADLPLADRATIANMAPEYGATCGFFPVDDVTLEYLRLSGRPAEVVKLVEAYSKAQGLWRLPGQEPVFTDSLALDMGSVEASLAGPKRPQDRVSLPNVAQAFSDFMDLQFKPTSKEEGRLESEGGGGVAVGNADLVGETEYEYEGHTYRLKNGAVVIAAITSCTNTSNPSVMMAAGLLAKKAVEKGLTRKPWVKSSLAPGSKVVTDYYKAAGLTQYLDQLGFSLVGYGCTTCIGNSGPLPEPIEKAIQKADLTVASVLSGNRNFEGRVHPLVKTNWLASPPLVVAYALAGSVRTDISTEPLGNDQQGHPVYLRDIWPSSREIADAVNQVNTAMFHKEYAEVFAGDEQWQAIQVPQAATYVWQDDSTYIQHPPFFDDISGPLPVITDVKGARVLALLGDSVTTDHISPAGNIKADSPAGRYLREKGVEPRDFNSYGSRRGNHEVMMRGTFANIRIRNEMLGGEEGGNTIYIPSGEKMPIYDAAMLYQASGTPLVVIAGQEYGTGSSRDWAAKGTNLLGVKAVIAESFERIHRSNLVGMGVLPLQFKLDQNRKSLNLTGKETLDIQGLTGVELTPRMNLTLVITREDGRQEKIEVLCRIDTLNEVEYFKSGGILHYVLRQLIAS; this comes from the coding sequence ATGCCGTCCCTCGATAGTCTGAAGACCCTCAAAACTCTACTAATCGACGATAAGACCTACCACTATTTCAGCCTGCCCGATGCCGCCAAGAGCCTTGGCAATATCGACCAGCTACCGATGTCGCTGAAAGTCCTGCTGGAAAACCTGCTGCGCTGGGAAGATGAAAAAACTGTCACCGGCGCCGACCTCAAAGCCATCGCTGCCTGGCTCAAGGAGCGTCGCTCCGACCGGGAAATCCAGTACCGCCCGGCTCGGGTATTGATGCAAGATTTTACCGGTGTCCCTGCCGTGGTCGACCTCGCCGCGATGCGCGCCGCCATGGCCAAGGCCGGCGGTGATCCGCAGCGAATCAACCCGCTGTCGCCGGTGGATCTGGTGATCGACCACTCGGTGATGGTCGACAAATTCGCCACCCCGAGCGCCTTCGAACAGAACGTCGACATCGAAATGCAGCGCAACGGCGAGCGCTACGCGTTCCTGCGCTGGGGTCAGAGCGCCTTCGACAACTTCAGCGTGGTGCCGCCGGGCACCGGGATCTGCCACCAGGTCAACCTCGAATACCTCGGGCGCACGGTGTGGACCAAGGATGAGGACGGCCGCACCTACGCCTTCCCCGACACCCTGGTCGGCACCGACTCCCACACCACCATGATCAACGGCCTCGGCGTACTCGGCTGGGGCGTCGGCGGGATCGAGGCGGAAGCGGCGATGCTCGGCCAACCGGTGTCGATGCTGATTCCGGAAGTGATCGGTTTCAAACTCACCGGCAAGCTCAAGGAAGGCATCACCGCCACCGACCTGGTGCTGACAGTCACGCAGATGCTGCGCAAGAAAGGTGTGGTCGGCAAATTCGTCGAATTCTACGGCGACGGGCTAGCCGATCTGCCGCTGGCCGACCGCGCGACCATCGCCAACATGGCCCCGGAATACGGCGCGACCTGCGGCTTCTTTCCGGTCGATGACGTAACCCTCGAATACCTGCGCCTGTCCGGTCGCCCGGCCGAAGTGGTGAAACTGGTGGAGGCCTACTCCAAGGCACAGGGCCTGTGGCGCCTGCCCGGTCAGGAACCGGTGTTTACCGACAGCCTGGCGCTGGACATGGGCAGCGTCGAAGCCAGCCTGGCCGGGCCAAAGCGCCCGCAGGATCGGGTTTCGCTGCCGAACGTGGCACAGGCTTTCAGTGATTTCATGGACCTGCAATTCAAGCCCACCAGCAAGGAAGAAGGCCGTCTGGAAAGCGAGGGCGGCGGTGGCGTGGCCGTGGGTAACGCCGATCTGGTCGGCGAAACCGAGTACGAATACGAAGGCCACACCTATCGCCTGAAAAACGGTGCGGTGGTGATCGCCGCGATCACCTCCTGTACCAACACCTCCAACCCGAGCGTGATGATGGCGGCCGGTCTGCTGGCGAAAAAAGCCGTGGAGAAAGGCCTGACCCGCAAGCCATGGGTCAAGAGTTCGCTGGCGCCCGGCTCGAAAGTGGTCACCGACTACTACAAGGCGGCGGGGCTTACGCAATACCTCGATCAACTGGGCTTTTCGTTGGTCGGCTATGGCTGCACCACGTGCATCGGCAACTCCGGGCCATTGCCGGAGCCGATCGAAAAAGCCATTCAGAAAGCTGACCTCACGGTCGCCTCGGTGCTGTCCGGCAACCGCAACTTCGAAGGCCGGGTGCATCCGCTGGTCAAGACCAACTGGCTGGCCTCGCCACCGCTGGTGGTCGCCTACGCCTTGGCCGGCAGCGTGCGCACCGACATCAGCACTGAGCCACTGGGCAATGACCAACAAGGCCATCCGGTGTACCTGCGCGATATCTGGCCGAGCAGCAGGGAAATCGCCGACGCGGTGAATCAGGTCAACACTGCGATGTTCCACAAGGAATACGCCGAGGTGTTTGCCGGTGACGAACAATGGCAAGCGATCCAAGTACCGCAAGCCGCCACCTATGTGTGGCAGGACGACTCGACCTATATCCAGCATCCACCGTTCTTCGACGATATTTCCGGCCCGTTGCCTGTGATCACCGACGTCAAAGGGGCGCGGGTTCTGGCGCTGTTGGGCGATTCGGTAACCACTGACCACATCTCCCCCGCTGGCAACATCAAGGCTGACAGCCCGGCCGGGCGCTATCTGCGCGAAAAAGGCGTGGAGCCGCGGGACTTCAACTCCTACGGCTCACGGCGTGGCAACCACGAAGTGATGATGCGCGGCACATTCGCCAACATCCGCATTCGTAACGAGATGCTCGGCGGCGAAGAAGGTGGCAACACGATCTACATCCCGAGCGGCGAGAAAATGCCGATTTACGATGCCGCCATGCTGTACCAGGCCTCGGGCACGCCGCTGGTGGTGATCGCCGGTCAGGAATACGGCACCGGCTCCAGCCGTGACTGGGCGGCCAAAGGCACCAACCTGCTGGGCGTCAAAGCGGTGATCGCCGAAAGCTTCGAGCGTATTCACCGTTCCAACCTGGTAGGCATGGGCGTGTTGCCGCTGCAGTTCAAGCTCGATCAGAACCGCAAGAGCCTGAACCTCACCGGCAAGGAAACCCTGGATATTCAGGGCCTGACCGGTGTCGAGCTGACGCCGCGCATGAACCTGACGCTGGTGATCACCCGTGAAGACGGGCGCCAGGAAAAAATCGAGGTGCTGTGCCGCATCGATACGTTGAATGAGGTGGAGTACTTCAAGTCCGGCGGGATTCTGCATTACGTCCTGCGCCAACTGATTGCTTCCTGA
- a CDS encoding ADP-ribosylglycohydrolase family protein produces MQPSLSERYRGALLGLACGDAVGTTVEFKPRGSFQPLTDMVGGGPFHLKPGQWTDDTSMALCLAESLLSKNRFDAADQMGRYLNWWKWGYLSSTGECFDIGMTVSQALSQYQQTGQPFAGSTDAFTAGNGSLMRLAPVVLFYFPDARQIHQFASDSSRTTHAAPEAIECCQLLAEVINKALLGASKSELRKLSDSTFVQAKVAAIARGDYLTKSADEIRGSGYCVESLEAALWCFHHTDSFAAAILQAANLGDDADTTAAIVGQVAGAYYGVRAIPAHWLEMLHDGEEIAATADRLLEASRLRVPE; encoded by the coding sequence ATGCAGCCATCTCTATCCGAACGTTATCGCGGCGCCCTGCTCGGCCTCGCCTGTGGTGATGCTGTGGGCACCACGGTGGAGTTCAAGCCACGGGGCTCATTCCAGCCACTGACCGACATGGTCGGTGGCGGCCCCTTCCACTTGAAGCCAGGGCAATGGACGGATGACACCTCGATGGCGCTTTGCCTGGCGGAAAGTCTGCTGAGCAAAAACAGATTTGATGCGGCAGACCAGATGGGGCGCTATCTCAACTGGTGGAAATGGGGCTATCTCAGTTCCACGGGTGAGTGTTTCGATATCGGCATGACGGTCAGCCAGGCGCTGTCGCAGTATCAGCAAACCGGCCAGCCCTTCGCGGGGTCCACCGACGCGTTCACCGCCGGCAACGGCTCGCTGATGCGTCTGGCACCCGTGGTGCTGTTTTACTTCCCTGATGCCCGTCAGATCCACCAGTTCGCCAGCGACAGTTCGCGGACAACCCACGCAGCGCCCGAGGCCATCGAATGCTGTCAGTTGCTTGCCGAGGTGATCAACAAAGCCTTGCTTGGCGCGTCCAAGTCAGAATTGCGCAAACTGTCAGACTCAACCTTCGTTCAAGCAAAAGTCGCAGCCATCGCCCGGGGTGATTACCTCACAAAGTCGGCGGACGAAATCCGTGGTAGCGGCTACTGCGTCGAGTCTCTGGAAGCGGCACTGTGGTGTTTTCATCACACCGACAGTTTCGCCGCAGCGATTCTGCAAGCGGCCAACCTGGGCGATGACGCCGACACCACGGCCGCTATCGTGGGACAAGTGGCCGGCGCCTATTACGGCGTTCGGGCGATTCCTGCCCACTGGCTGGAAATGCTCCATGACGGCGAGGAGATAGCAGCCACTGCGGATCGCCTGCTCGAAGCCTCCCGACTGCGCGTTCCTGAATAG
- a CDS encoding helix-turn-helix transcriptional regulator, whose product MTIIVRLDVVMATQKIRSKELAALLGITEANLSLLKNGKVKGVKMATLDKLCAALDCQPGDLLEYQKD is encoded by the coding sequence ATGACCATTATCGTCCGCCTTGACGTTGTCATGGCCACGCAAAAAATTCGCTCGAAAGAGTTGGCCGCCCTGCTCGGGATCACCGAGGCCAATCTGTCATTGCTGAAAAACGGCAAAGTCAAAGGTGTGAAGATGGCAACTCTGGACAAGCTCTGCGCTGCGCTCGATTGCCAACCGGGCGATCTGCTGGAATACCAGAAAGACTGA
- the mrdA gene encoding penicillin-binding protein 2: protein MPEPIPIKDHEKETRLVNKRLIACALFVFAISCALVVRLYILQVVEYDYHSTISENNRVHVLPIPPTRGLIYDRNGVLLADNRPSYNLIITRERATDVNQELDEVINLLHLPVEDRTVFDKAMKQSRHPFTPVTLFYELTEEQIAVLAVNEFRLPGLDVEPQFVRHYPLGTHFAHSIGYVGRINEKESKTLDSVEYRGTQSIGKTGIERFYEAQLHGHVGYEEVETNAQGRVLRVLKHTDPVPGKNIVLSLDVKLQEAAEAALGDRRGSVVALDPSTGEVLAMVSNPSFDPNLFVTGISSKEYSALRDSIDRPLFNRVLRGLYAPGSTIKPEVAIAGLDAGVVTPQTRVFDPGYYQLPDFDHKYRNWNHSGDGWVDMDAAIMRSNDTYFYDLAHKLGIDRLHDYMAMFGLGEKVSLDMFEESPGLMPSQAWKRATRRQAWFPGETVILGIGQGYMQVTPLQLAQATALIANKGVWNRPHLAKTVDGVAPVDEHPMPNILLKNPRDWDQVNHGMQMVMHDARGIARAAAAGAQYRIAGKSGTAQVVAIKQGERYNREKTLERHRDNALFVGFAPAEHPKIAISVMIENGEAGGRVAGPVVRQIMDAWLLDQDGHLKPQYAAPAKPPGDPHV from the coding sequence CGAAAAAGAGACGCGCCTGGTCAACAAGCGGTTGATCGCCTGTGCTCTGTTCGTCTTTGCTATCAGCTGCGCGCTGGTGGTACGTCTGTACATCCTGCAAGTAGTTGAATACGACTACCACTCGACCATTTCTGAAAATAACCGCGTCCACGTCTTGCCGATCCCGCCGACAAGAGGCCTGATTTATGACCGCAATGGCGTGCTGCTCGCCGATAACCGTCCCAGTTACAATCTGATCATCACTCGTGAACGCGCCACTGATGTCAATCAGGAGCTGGACGAGGTGATCAATCTGCTGCATTTGCCCGTCGAAGATCGCACGGTTTTCGACAAGGCCATGAAGCAGTCTCGTCATCCATTTACTCCAGTGACGCTGTTCTATGAACTGACCGAAGAACAGATCGCCGTTTTAGCGGTCAACGAATTCCGTTTGCCGGGCCTGGATGTGGAGCCACAATTCGTTCGTCACTACCCGCTGGGTACGCATTTCGCGCATTCGATCGGCTACGTTGGCCGGATTAATGAAAAAGAGTCCAAGACCCTCGATTCGGTGGAGTACCGTGGCACGCAGTCCATCGGTAAAACCGGTATCGAACGCTTCTACGAAGCGCAACTGCACGGTCATGTTGGCTATGAAGAAGTTGAGACCAACGCTCAGGGCCGAGTATTACGGGTGCTCAAGCACACCGATCCGGTGCCTGGCAAAAACATCGTTCTAAGTCTCGACGTCAAACTGCAGGAGGCTGCGGAAGCCGCACTGGGCGACCGTCGTGGCTCGGTGGTGGCTCTCGACCCGTCCACCGGCGAAGTGCTGGCCATGGTCAGCAATCCGAGTTTCGACCCGAACCTGTTCGTCACTGGCATCAGCTCCAAGGAATACTCGGCGCTACGCGATTCCATCGACCGGCCGCTGTTCAACCGTGTGCTGCGCGGCCTGTACGCGCCGGGCTCGACCATCAAGCCAGAAGTGGCGATTGCCGGCCTCGATGCGGGTGTCGTGACGCCGCAGACCCGCGTCTTTGACCCAGGCTACTACCAACTCCCGGATTTCGATCACAAGTACCGCAACTGGAACCACAGTGGCGATGGCTGGGTGGACATGGACGCGGCAATCATGCGCTCCAACGACACCTACTTCTACGACCTGGCACACAAGCTCGGCATCGATCGCCTGCACGATTACATGGCGATGTTCGGCCTCGGCGAAAAAGTTTCGCTGGACATGTTCGAAGAGTCGCCCGGTTTGATGCCATCTCAAGCCTGGAAACGCGCCACGCGCCGTCAGGCCTGGTTCCCAGGGGAAACGGTGATCCTCGGGATTGGGCAGGGCTACATGCAGGTTACGCCGTTACAACTGGCTCAGGCCACCGCACTGATCGCCAACAAGGGCGTATGGAACCGTCCGCACCTGGCGAAGACGGTGGATGGCGTGGCGCCGGTCGACGAGCATCCGATGCCGAACATTCTGCTGAAGAATCCGCGTGACTGGGATCAGGTCAACCACGGGATGCAGATGGTGATGCACGATGCCCGAGGTATCGCGCGCGCCGCAGCGGCCGGTGCGCAGTACCGCATCGCCGGCAAGAGTGGTACGGCGCAGGTGGTGGCGATCAAGCAGGGCGAGCGCTACAACCGTGAAAAAACCCTGGAACGCCATCGCGACAACGCCTTGTTTGTCGGTTTCGCTCCGGCGGAGCACCCGAAGATCGCCATCTCGGTGATGATCGAAAATGGCGAGGCCGGTGGTCGGGTTGCCGGTCCCGTGGTGCGGCAGATCATGGACGCCTGGCTACTGGATCAGGACGGCCACCTCAAGCCGCAATACGCGGCGCCGGCCAAGCCGCCGGGTGATCCGCACGTGTAA
- a CDS encoding lysozyme inhibitor LprI family protein translates to MLPRLLLALTPVLFTPLAHAAVDCANASDQATMNQCAGQEFKAADKELNAVYQQITGRLKDNPDSKKLLMGAQRAWIGFRDAECKFSASGVEGGSVYPLIYSNCLTGVTKVRVEALKQYLKCQEGDMSCPVPGA, encoded by the coding sequence ATGCTCCCACGCCTGCTCCTGGCCCTGACACCCGTCCTGTTCACGCCTCTCGCCCACGCCGCCGTCGACTGTGCCAACGCCAGCGATCAGGCCACCATGAATCAGTGTGCCGGGCAGGAATTCAAGGCAGCGGACAAGGAATTGAACGCGGTGTATCAACAGATCACCGGTCGTTTGAAGGACAACCCTGACAGCAAGAAGCTGCTAATGGGTGCGCAGCGAGCATGGATCGGGTTTCGCGATGCCGAGTGCAAGTTTTCCGCATCCGGGGTCGAAGGCGGAAGTGTTTATCCGTTGATCTACAGCAATTGCCTGACCGGTGTGACCAAGGTGCGGGTCGAGGCGCTGAAGCAATATTTGAAGTGTCAGGAGGGTGACATGAGTTGCCCGGTACCCGGGGCCTGA
- a CDS encoding SRPBCC family protein, with protein sequence MKPVPNSFERKITLKAPRSYVWRALVDAEAFGQWFGVALEGRRFIAGEWTQGQVTYPGYEHVLWNVLVERVEPQQLFSFRWHPYAVNPTIDYSQEPTTLVKFELQDYEGGTLLKVSESGFAHIPDVRQKEAYYMDSRGWEEQLSRLEQFLAESAKTRERDGD encoded by the coding sequence ATGAAACCGGTACCCAATAGTTTCGAACGCAAAATCACGCTGAAGGCGCCGCGTTCTTATGTCTGGCGCGCATTGGTCGATGCCGAGGCGTTTGGCCAGTGGTTTGGTGTGGCGCTGGAGGGCAGGCGATTCATCGCCGGAGAATGGACGCAGGGGCAGGTCACCTATCCCGGTTATGAACACGTGTTGTGGAACGTGCTGGTCGAGCGGGTCGAACCGCAGCAATTGTTTTCGTTTCGCTGGCACCCGTACGCGGTCAATCCGACGATCGATTATTCCCAGGAGCCAACGACGCTGGTCAAGTTCGAACTGCAGGATTACGAGGGCGGCACTTTGCTCAAAGTGTCCGAGTCCGGCTTCGCGCACATTCCCGACGTGCGGCAGAAGGAGGCGTATTACATGGACAGCCGTGGCTGGGAGGAACAGCTGAGTCGACTTGAACAGTTTCTCGCCGAAAGCGCCAAGACCCGCGAGCGTGACGGTGACTGA
- a CDS encoding aminoglycoside phosphotransferase family protein — translation MTVTDCAIFESWLQRWALVPDGEPIITPGSRLLPVRFGDTPAMLKVALDTDEQFGNRLMTWWDGEGAARVLAHHEEGLLLERAMGRRSLMHMALNGEDDEATQIMCTTLARLHAPRPTPPPPLVELAPWFVSLRVAAAEHGGTYALSLQTAEALLADPQDVVVLHGDMHHDNVLDFSAHGWLAIDPKRVRGERGYDYANLICNPDLPTAGDSQRLRRQVEVIVEASGLDRRRLLQWVLAFAGLSAAWFLEDDAQQQAAEQLQVAQIAACLLDN, via the coding sequence GTGACGGTGACTGACTGCGCAATCTTCGAATCCTGGTTGCAACGCTGGGCGCTGGTGCCGGACGGTGAGCCGATCATCACCCCCGGCAGCCGCCTGTTGCCGGTGCGTTTTGGCGACACGCCGGCCATGCTCAAGGTTGCGCTGGATACCGACGAGCAATTCGGCAATCGACTGATGACTTGGTGGGACGGTGAGGGCGCAGCGCGGGTGCTTGCCCATCACGAGGAAGGTTTGTTGCTGGAACGGGCCATGGGCCGGCGTTCTTTGATGCACATGGCGCTCAACGGTGAAGACGACGAAGCCACGCAGATCATGTGCACGACACTAGCGCGCTTGCATGCGCCGCGCCCGACGCCGCCACCGCCGCTGGTGGAGCTGGCACCGTGGTTCGTCTCGCTGCGCGTGGCCGCGGCCGAACATGGTGGGACCTATGCCTTGAGCCTGCAAACGGCTGAAGCCTTGCTCGCAGATCCGCAGGACGTGGTGGTGCTGCACGGTGACATGCACCACGACAATGTTCTCGATTTCTCTGCACACGGCTGGCTCGCTATTGATCCCAAACGAGTACGCGGCGAGCGCGGTTATGACTACGCCAACCTGATCTGCAACCCGGACTTGCCGACGGCTGGCGATTCACAGCGATTGCGCCGGCAGGTCGAGGTGATCGTCGAGGCGTCCGGGCTTGATCGCCGACGCTTGCTGCAATGGGTGTTGGCGTTTGCCGGATTGTCGGCCGCCTGGTTCCTGGAGGACGATGCGCAGCAACAGGCTGCCGAACAGCTGCAGGTCGCGCAAATCGCCGCTTGCCTGCTGGATAACTGA